In the Coleofasciculus chthonoplastes PCC 7420 genome, one interval contains:
- a CDS encoding glycosyltransferase family 4 protein: MRIAYICADPGIPVFGQKGCSIHVQEVIRAWLKLGIQVELFATRIGGEPPPDLADVIVHRLPSIPKGEIAAREQAALSANLDLRIALENNGIFNLVYERYSLWSFTGMDYAKSMGIPGILEVNAPLIEEQAKHRGLVERTLAEQVAQQVFSTASAIIAVSEEIKTYIETYPGVSKRVHIIANGVNPERFSSSIESALSIHPESFTVGFVGTLKPWHGLSILVEAFDTLHKKYINTRLLIVGDGPERDNLVTELSARGLLDVTHFTGAVTPDKIPEILAKMTVAVAPYPHQSDFYFSPLKVYEYMAAGLPVVASRIGQLKELIEDEINGLLCPPGDAVALAATLERLYHNPELGKQLGKAARQTIQHHHTWDAIAKRLLEIAGMAEGYSSNVETCHGASGSRLGMTNDE, encoded by the coding sequence ATGCGAATTGCTTACATTTGCGCTGATCCAGGTATTCCCGTTTTTGGTCAAAAAGGTTGCTCAATTCATGTTCAGGAGGTAATTCGTGCTTGGCTAAAACTAGGAATACAGGTTGAGTTATTTGCCACACGAATTGGTGGTGAGCCGCCACCGGATTTAGCCGATGTCATTGTTCATCGTTTACCCTCTATTCCCAAAGGTGAAATAGCTGCCCGTGAACAAGCTGCCCTATCTGCTAACCTTGATCTACGTATAGCACTGGAGAATAACGGTATTTTCAACTTAGTTTATGAGCGTTACTCTCTCTGGAGTTTTACCGGAATGGATTATGCCAAGTCTATGGGAATACCAGGGATTTTAGAAGTCAATGCTCCCTTGATTGAAGAACAGGCAAAACATCGGGGATTAGTAGAGCGCACGCTAGCAGAACAAGTGGCACAGCAAGTGTTTAGTACAGCCAGTGCAATTATTGCCGTGTCTGAAGAAATTAAGACTTATATAGAAACATATCCGGGAGTAAGTAAACGAGTGCATATTATCGCTAATGGCGTTAACCCAGAGCGTTTTTCCAGTAGTATTGAATCAGCCTTATCCATTCATCCAGAATCATTCACCGTGGGATTTGTTGGCACACTTAAGCCTTGGCATGGATTATCGATTTTAGTCGAAGCCTTTGACACCCTACATAAAAAGTATATAAATACGCGACTACTAATTGTCGGGGATGGACCCGAACGAGATAATTTAGTCACAGAATTGTCAGCACGCGGATTATTAGATGTGACTCATTTTACGGGTGCTGTTACTCCTGATAAAATCCCTGAAATTTTAGCAAAAATGACCGTTGCCGTTGCCCCTTATCCGCACCAATCTGACTTTTATTTTTCACCTTTAAAAGTCTATGAATACATGGCAGCCGGATTACCCGTGGTAGCGAGTCGTATTGGACAATTGAAAGAATTAATTGAAGATGAAATTAATGGGTTATTATGTCCTCCAGGCGACGCCGTAGCCTTAGCCGCCACCCTAGAGCGCCTCTACCATAATCCTGAATTAGGCAAACAGCTAGGAAAAGCCGCCAGACAGACAATACAGCACCATCATACCTGGGATGCGATCGCGAAACGTCTATTAGAAATCGCGGGTATGGCAGAGGGGTACAGCAGTAATGTAGAGACGTGCCATGGCGCGTCTGGGAGCAGATTGGGAATGACGAATGACGAATAA